The following are encoded in a window of Candidatus Dormiibacterota bacterium genomic DNA:
- a CDS encoding ABC transporter permease gives MVARARQGLTTLGEQSILLAQAVRGIFSRPFYVAEFLEQCRFIMTVCFVPLLLTGFGWGAIVALEAGTFFKIASADYRVGGFMVLANVREFAPVATGLMVAAVAGTAITADLGARKVRDELEALSVMGISNIAFIVVPRFAAMTLMTALYNIPMIAFTCLSGYLASVHLVGVNPGAFLSTFFTEGTLQDLYGGEIKCMIFGVLVSIICCYKGITARGGAEGVARAVHQAVVASFISIQVFEYLYTPTVLALFHSSNVLR, from the coding sequence GTGGTAGCCCGTGCACGCCAGGGCCTCACCACGCTCGGCGAGCAGTCGATCCTCCTCGCGCAGGCGGTCCGGGGGATCTTCAGCCGGCCCTTCTACGTCGCCGAGTTCCTCGAGCAGTGCCGGTTCATCATGACCGTCTGCTTCGTGCCGCTCCTGCTCACGGGCTTCGGCTGGGGCGCCATCGTCGCCCTCGAGGCGGGCACCTTCTTCAAGATCGCGAGCGCCGACTACCGGGTGGGCGGCTTCATGGTTCTCGCCAACGTCCGCGAGTTCGCCCCGGTCGCCACCGGGCTGATGGTGGCCGCGGTGGCGGGCACCGCGATCACCGCCGACCTCGGCGCCCGGAAGGTGCGCGACGAGCTCGAGGCGCTCTCGGTGATGGGGATCAGCAACATCGCCTTCATCGTGGTGCCGCGCTTCGCCGCGATGACGCTGATGACCGCCCTCTACAACATCCCGATGATCGCCTTCACCTGCCTCAGCGGGTACCTCGCCTCGGTGCACCTGGTCGGCGTCAACCCCGGCGCCTTCCTCAGCACCTTCTTCACCGAGGGCACCCTCCAGGACCTCTACGGCGGCGAGATCAAATGCATGATCTTCGGAGTCCTGGTCTCGATCATCTGCTGTTACAAGGGCATCACCGCCCGGGGCGGCGCCGAGGGGGTGGCGCGAGCGGTCCACCAGGCGGTGGTCGCGTCCTTCATCAGCATCCAGGTCTTCGAGTACCTGTACACGCCGACGGTGCTCGCCCTCTTCCATTCGAGCAACGTGCTGCGGTGA